The following are from one region of the Nicotiana tabacum cultivar K326 chromosome 3, ASM71507v2, whole genome shotgun sequence genome:
- the LOC107777181 gene encoding protein kinase PINOID, translating to MSDIFGYANESNDNFSFVGSNFSKISMSTSSDHSHSTSFSRLSFELPPSSPEQNPTLKPHRSSDSCFQAIRSVGKGLCFRDFSLVRQIGSGDIGRVYLCRLRNAADEAAKERLYAMKVVDNEVLALKKKDQRAETERKIIKMLDHPFLPTLYAEFEASHFSCVVMEYCSGGDLHSLRHKQPHKRFSLNTSRFYAAEVLVALEYLHMLGIIYRDLKPENVLVRSDGHIMLTDFDLSLCSDSIAAVESPDFAYESSTSPPPFFCISNRLFRSKKVQSFSTNRLFVAEPVTARSCSFVGTHEYVAPEVASGRSHGNAVDWWALGIFIYEMVYGRTPFAGASNEATLRSIVKKPLTFPTNAPATTSEAHARDLISGLLNKDPNRRLGSKRGAADVKTHPFFKGLNFALIRSVTPPSAPVTRPEKTISSHYSSVKKQTAPFEYF from the exons ATGTCTGATATATTTGGTTACGCAAACGAGTCGAATGATAATTTTTCTTTCGTGGGGTCGAATTTTAGTAAAATTTCGATGAGTACGAGCAGTGATCATAGCCACAGCACAAGTTTTAGTCGGCTATCCTTCGAGCTTCCGCCGAGCTCGCCGGAGCAGAATCCGACGTTGAAGCCTCACCGGTCGTCGGATTCTTGTTTTCAGGCGATACGTTCAGTCGGAAAGGGGTTGTGTTTTAGGGATTTTAGTCTCGTCCGGCAGATCGGCAGCGGAGATATCGGCAGAGTGTACCTCTGCCGCCTCCGTAACGCTGCGGATGAGGCGGCGAAGGAGCGGCTTTACGCCATGAAGGTTGTGGACAATGAGGTTTTGGCTTTGAAGAAGAAGGATCAAAGAGCTGAAACTGAGAGGAAAATTATTAAAATGTTGGACCATCCTTTTTTGCCTACGCTTTATGCTGAGTTTGAAGCTTCTCATTTTTCGTGTGTTGTTATGGAGTACTGTTCTGGTGGTGATTTGCATTCCCTTAGACATAAACAACCCCATAAACGCTTCTCTCTCAACACTTCTAG GTTTTACGCAGCTGAGGTTTTGGTAGCACTCGAGTATCTCCACATGTTAGGGATAATTTACAGGGACTTGAAGCCAGAAAATGTGTTGGTTAGATCGGACGGTCACATTATGCTCACGGACTTCGATTTATCCCTTTGCTCAGACTCAATCGCAGCCGTTGAATCACCTGACTTTGCATACGAATCGTCAACTTCACCTCCGCCATTTTTCTGCATATCCAACCGGCTGTTCCGGTCAAAGAAGGTACAATCGTTCTCAACCAACCGTTTGTTTGTGGCTGAACCGGTCACTGCCCGGTCATGTTCGTTTGTTGGGACCCACGAGTATGTGGCACCTGAGGTGGCATCCGGTAGGTCCCATGGAAATGCCGTGGACTGGTGGGCCCTGGGTATCTTCATTTACGAAATGGTCTACGGAAGGACGCCATTTGCTGGTGCATCCAACGAAGCTACGCTGCGGAGCATTGTGAAGAAACCATTGACTTTCCCGACCAACGCACCTGCTACAACGAGTGAAGCGCACGCTCGGGACTTAATATCTGGGCTGTTGAACAAGGATCCGAATAGGAGACTCGGGTCGAAGCGTGGTGCAGCCGACGTCAAGACCCACCCGTTTTTCAAGGGTTTGAATTTTGCACTTATACGATCAGTGACGCCACCATCAGCACCAGTAACTAGGCCAGAGAAAACGATTTCGTCACATTATAGCAGTGTCAAGAAACAAACGGCGCCATTTGAGTACTTCTGA